In Equus quagga isolate Etosha38 chromosome 14, UCLA_HA_Equagga_1.0, whole genome shotgun sequence, one DNA window encodes the following:
- the LOC124225664 gene encoding olfactory receptor 7D2 has product MEAENQTGISEFILLGFSEEPELQPFIFGLFLSMYLVTVLGNLLIILAISSDSHLHTPMYFFLTNLSLVDICFSTTIVPRILVNIHTENKAISYMDCLTQVYFSMFFPILDTLLLTVMAYDRFVAICHPLHYTVVMNPRLCGMLVFITWFIGVMTSLLHILLIMHLTFCKDLEIPHFFCELTHILKLACSDTFLNSTLIYFMTGVLGVFPLIGILFSYSQIASSIRKMSSSGGKQKAFSTCGSHLSVVSLFYGTGVAVYFTSAVTHSSQKISVASVMYTVVTPMLNPFIYSLRNKDVKGALGRLLSRSASCLW; this is encoded by the coding sequence ATGGAAGCAGAAAACCAAACAGGAATTTCAGAGTTCATCCTCCTTGGATTCTCTGAGGAACCAGAACTGCAGCCCTTCATATTTGGACTCTTCCTGTCCATGTACCTGGTCACTGTGCTTGGGAACCTGCTCATCATCCTGGCCATCAGCTCTGACTCTcacctccacacacccatgtacttcttccttacCAATCTGTCCTTGGTTGACATCTGTTTCAGTACCACCATAGTCCCCAGGATACTGGTGAACATCCATACAGAGAACAAAGCCATCTCCTACATGGACTGCCTCACTCAggtatatttttccatgttttttcctaTCCTGGACACTCTACTCCTTactgtgatggcctatgaccggtTCGTGGCCATCTGTCACCCCCTACACTACACAGTTGTTATGAACCCCCGCCTCTGTGGTATGCTGGTTTTTATTACCTGGTTCATTGGTGTTATGACATCTCTCCTTCATATCTTGCTGATAATGCATCTGACCTTCTGTAAAGATCTTGAAATTCCACATTTCTTCTGTGAGCTGACACACATTCTCAAGTTGGCCTGCTCTGATACCTTCCTGAACAGcactttgatatattttatgACTGGTGTTCTGGGTGTTTTTCCCCTCATTGGGATCCTTTTCTCCTACTCACAAATTGCTTCATCCATAAGGAAGATGTCCTCATCTGGGGGAAAGCAAAAAGCATTTTCCACCTGTGGGTCCCACCTCTcagttgtttctttattttatgggACAGGCGTTGCTGTCTACTTCACTTCTGCAGTGACTCACTCTTCCCAGAAAATCTCAGTGGCCTCAGTGATGTACACCGTGGtcacccccatgctgaaccccttcatctacagcctgaggaacaaggatgtgaaggGGGCCCTGGGAAGGCTCCTCAGCAGATCAGCCTCTTGTCTGTGGTAG